One region of Zingiber officinale cultivar Zhangliang chromosome 7B, Zo_v1.1, whole genome shotgun sequence genomic DNA includes:
- the LOC122004851 gene encoding uncharacterized protein At2g34160-like — MEEITEKVNNLSVTADSHKKNRIQVSNTKKPLFFYVNLAKRYMQQYNDVELSALGMAISTVVTIAEILKNNGLAVEKKITTSLVEVTDETRVRPLQKAKIEILLGKTANFDDLMAATERDGGEGDQQN, encoded by the exons ATGGAAGAGATCACGGAAAAGGTTAACAATCTTAGCGTGACTGCCGATTCCCACAAGAAGAATAGAATCCAAGTCTCTAACACAAAGAAGCCCCTTTTCTTCTACGTCAATCTCGCAAAG AGATACATGCAGCAGTACAATGATGTGGAGCTCTCCGCACTTGGAATGG CCATATCAACTGTAGTAACAATTGCCGAGATACTCAAAAACAATGGGCTTGCAGTGGAGAAGA aGATAACGACTTCTTTGGTTGAAGTGACGGATGAGACGAGGGTTAGACCGTTGCAGAAAGCAAAG ATTGAGATTTTACTTGGGAAGACTGCAAACTTCGATGATCTGATGGCTGCAACCGAGCGAGATGGTGGAGAAGGCGATCAGCAGAACTGA
- the LOC122007375 gene encoding probable calcium-binding protein CML46: MATEEKLLYFSQGPASLPAIHKLLLLILIAIKKFALKYFGLSFSCPSITDEEEQQHHQRKQSTKNTAAGLQRGDLGLILWRMGLVPSPEGELNEEVDLEVLLPDLFTEDEPSWEELRQAFSVFDENGDGFIDDLELRRILQELGVGEGLEVDACRRMIQVQDRDGDGRIDFSDFVRFLEVGLR; the protein is encoded by the coding sequence ATGGCAACGGAGGAGAAGCTCTTGTACTTTTCCCAAGGACCAGCCTCGCTTCCTGCCATTCACAAATtgctcctcttgatcttgatcgcCATCAAGAAATTCGCTCTCAAATACTTTGGTTTATCTTTCTCCTGTCCCTCCATTACGGACGAGGAAGAACAGCAACATCATCAGCGAAAGCAGAGCACAAAAAACACCGCGGCAGGTCTTCAAAGAGGAGATTTGGGGTTAATTTTATGGAGAATGGGACTGGTCCCGAGCCCAGAGGGCGAGCTGAATGAGGAGGTGGATTTGGAGGTGCTACTGCCTGATTTATTTACTGAGGACGAACCGAGCTGGGAGGAGCTGAGGCAGGCCTTCTCGGTTTTCGACGAGAACGGCGACGGCTTCATCGACGATTTGGAGCTGCGGAGGATTCTCCAGGAGCTTGGAGTTGGGGAGGGGCTTGAAGTGGATGCGTGCAGGAGGATGATCCAAGTGCAAGATCGAGATGGAGACGGGAGGATCGATTTCAGTGATTTTGTAAGGTTCTTGGAGGTCGGTTTACGTTGA